From Paenibacillus sp. V4I7, one genomic window encodes:
- a CDS encoding APC family permease, with the protein MKSEVTLRKSLNLSQVVYMGLAWMTPMIYFSIYGIAYENAHGMLTQAYLLAFVAIFFTAYSYGVMSKSFPTSGSAYTYTKKSIHPYLGFLVGWVLLLDYFFSPIIACLTFGIYLHAQFPSIPAYVWIIGLNIVLGIVNMIGIKFSANLSKLFVWIQILFIAVFCLFLFRNITGDVHPLQPFLQTEVPFSAILAGASMICFSFLGFDTVTTMSEETKNSEKTIPRAIMIIIITASILYLVPSFLTQLVYPQLTFIHIDSAGFEIVKLVGGAALSSVFITVLILAIFTQGLSSVTSVSRLLFVMGRDSVLPKRVFGSLHPKFNTPVTNIVIVSVVSLLALVISLDNAVKFVNFGALTAFFFVNISVIAQKYIRDKQRSPKQTFLYLILPVIGAGFIGYLLSLLDKDALWMGGVWLLAGIVYHLIRKRSTRTLTASNRPIITGSGRPSGSLE; encoded by the coding sequence ATGAAATCAGAAGTCACACTACGCAAATCTTTAAACCTATCCCAAGTCGTTTATATGGGGTTAGCATGGATGACACCTATGATTTATTTCTCCATCTATGGCATTGCTTATGAGAATGCACATGGCATGCTGACGCAAGCTTACCTGCTTGCTTTCGTTGCCATCTTTTTCACCGCGTACAGCTATGGTGTCATGTCCAAATCTTTTCCCACATCAGGTTCTGCTTACACTTATACGAAGAAAAGCATCCATCCCTACTTAGGCTTCCTGGTCGGCTGGGTACTGCTCCTTGACTACTTTTTCTCCCCCATCATTGCCTGCCTTACCTTCGGCATCTATCTTCACGCACAATTCCCGTCCATTCCGGCGTATGTCTGGATCATTGGGCTCAATATCGTTCTCGGTATCGTAAATATGATTGGCATTAAGTTTTCGGCAAATCTCAGCAAGCTGTTCGTCTGGATTCAGATCCTTTTTATCGCGGTCTTCTGTCTTTTCCTTTTCCGAAATATCACCGGAGACGTTCATCCGCTGCAGCCATTCCTGCAAACCGAAGTCCCCTTCTCCGCCATTCTTGCCGGAGCATCGATGATCTGCTTCTCTTTTCTAGGCTTTGACACGGTCACAACCATGTCGGAAGAAACGAAAAACTCCGAGAAAACGATCCCTCGGGCCATCATGATTATCATCATTACAGCCAGTATTCTTTACTTGGTGCCGTCTTTTCTGACACAGTTGGTTTATCCACAGCTAACCTTCATCCATATCGACTCGGCTGGGTTCGAGATCGTGAAGCTCGTCGGTGGAGCCGCACTTAGCTCCGTGTTCATCACCGTACTTATACTCGCCATTTTCACCCAAGGCTTATCATCGGTAACTAGCGTTTCTCGTCTCCTCTTTGTGATGGGGCGCGATTCCGTTCTCCCTAAGCGGGTGTTCGGTTCCCTTCATCCTAAGTTCAACACACCTGTCACCAACATCGTGATCGTCAGCGTCGTCTCTCTGCTCGCTCTTGTTATATCGCTAGACAATGCGGTGAAATTCGTGAATTTTGGGGCATTGACGGCCTTCTTCTTTGTAAACATCTCAGTTATTGCTCAAAAATACATCAGAGATAAGCAGCGCTCGCCGAAACAGACGTTCCTCTATCTCATTCTCCCGGTGATCGGAGCCGGATTCATTGGCTATCTACTGTCACTGCTCGACAAAGATGCCCTATGGATGGGAGGCGTATGGCTCCTCGCGGGCATTGTGTATCATTTGATTCGAAAGCGTTCCACACGTACGCTAACTGCTTCAAACAGGCCCATCATCACGGGCAGCGGCCGTCCCTCTGGGTCTCTGGAATAG
- a CDS encoding urea amidolyase associated protein UAAP1, producing MDNIWSKTIGPGGKWSGVIGRGKLIRFTALEAGANVSIQVFHAKDLTERYNMPDTLKAQHTAHLTRGNVLMSDNGRALVSIVEDSIGWHDPLSGYTSRAATDAKYGTTNFQEQRNDWLRSGQENFAVELVRNGLSMRDMMPVVNLFSKVFCDDNGDMHFSDTHCPAGATVTLRTELDALLILSNTPNSLDPRSTYPSVPVKIEVLAASSVGEDDYCLNYRPENRRAFENTWEYQTLLGGI from the coding sequence ATGGATAACATTTGGAGCAAGACGATAGGGCCGGGCGGTAAGTGGTCAGGAGTGATTGGTAGAGGGAAGTTGATTCGTTTTACGGCGCTGGAGGCCGGCGCAAATGTGTCTATACAAGTGTTCCACGCGAAGGATCTTACGGAGCGTTACAATATGCCGGATACGCTGAAAGCCCAACATACAGCCCATTTGACGCGAGGAAACGTGCTGATGAGTGACAATGGTCGAGCGTTAGTGAGCATCGTGGAGGACAGTATTGGTTGGCATGATCCGCTTAGTGGATACACAAGCCGTGCGGCTACGGATGCCAAGTACGGAACGACGAATTTCCAAGAGCAGCGGAATGATTGGCTACGGAGCGGACAAGAGAACTTTGCGGTAGAGCTGGTACGTAATGGCCTTAGCATGCGCGATATGATGCCGGTTGTGAATCTATTTTCCAAAGTATTTTGTGATGACAATGGGGATATGCATTTTAGTGATACTCATTGCCCTGCAGGAGCCACGGTTACGCTGCGTACGGAATTAGATGCCTTGCTCATCTTATCGAACACGCCGAACTCGCTTGACCCAAGATCAACATATCCATCTGTGCCAGTCAAAATCGAGGTGCTGGCTGCCTCATCTGTGGGTGAAGATGATTATTGCTTGAATTATCGCCCGGAAAATCGCCGAGCATTTGAAAATACATGGGAATATCAAACGCTGTTAGGAGGAATTTAA
- a CDS encoding urea amidolyase associated protein UAAP2 — protein MAVFNRVESPRLARDAIYSEVIQAGDGWIRVLKPGQVLRIVDLEGNQAADTLFYDAENPEDHYSAVATIAGQSNIYLSTGSVLRAESGKELLKIVADTCGRHDTVGGSCSAQSNTVRYSHDKLSMHNCRDTFMLQLAQHESGAYTKRDLAPNINFFMNVPVTPDGGLKFDDGVSAPGCYVEVQSLGSSMVLISNCPQLNNPCNAYNPTPIQVLIWEK, from the coding sequence ATGGCTGTATTTAATCGAGTGGAAAGCCCTCGCCTCGCCCGGGATGCCATCTATAGCGAAGTTATTCAAGCGGGAGACGGTTGGATACGCGTTTTGAAGCCAGGACAGGTGCTCCGCATTGTCGATCTGGAAGGGAATCAGGCGGCTGATACGCTATTTTATGATGCAGAGAATCCGGAAGATCATTATAGTGCAGTCGCGACGATTGCAGGTCAAAGCAATATTTATCTCAGCACAGGCTCTGTCCTTCGAGCAGAATCCGGTAAGGAATTGCTCAAAATCGTAGCCGACACTTGTGGACGCCATGATACGGTCGGGGGTTCGTGCTCAGCTCAAAGCAATACAGTACGCTACTCGCACGATAAACTGTCCATGCATAATTGTCGGGATACGTTTATGCTCCAGCTTGCTCAGCACGAAAGCGGAGCGTATACGAAGCGGGATTTGGCACCCAATATTAACTTCTTTATGAATGTACCCGTCACACCGGATGGTGGACTGAAGTTCGATGATGGCGTTTCCGCTCCGGGCTGTTATGTAGAGGTCCAGTCGCTTGGCAGCTCTATGGTGCTTATTAGTAACTGTCCGCAGCTTAATAATCCTTGTAATGCCTATAATCCTACACCGATTCAGGTTCTTATTTGGGAGAAGTAA
- the atzF gene encoding allophanate hydrolase yields MTEANKVEKIEQNEKNEKSGKFKVSEVQEELSISWLRDKYEKQELTPQEVIAAIVQRSSDDAAMNIWITPPAMDIIQPYLDRLAEINLVDAPLWGIPFAIKDNIDLAGVPTTAGCAEYAYTPTEHSGVVERLIAAGAIPVGKTNLDQFATGLVGARSPYGDAHNALRPELISGGSSSGSAVSVARGQAAFSLGTDTAGSGRVPAALNRLVGYKPSLGAWPTKGVVPACASLDCVTVFAHSLNDALAVDGVVRGHHADDPWSRSVTRKAAKLPAKVFLPEGELGFYGPYASEYRAAWNNAVEKLKGLSVNLNIPVEYIDVTLFAEAAAILYEGPWVAERWAALGSFIEANPGIAYPVTEKILRSGSAAEYDAASVFHAMHKLQQFKLEARKLLKDAVLVMPTCGGTWTREQVLADPISTNRDMGRYTNHCNLLDLCGVAVPAGDAAPQTPFGITFFALAEEESLICGAAELFVAGAVDAELESAAEANAPRIAGSAADEVAVAAVPTTLVAVCGLHMRGYPLEKQMLGCGARFIREDETAAKYSLVKLPTTPAKPGLVKQQQGGAAILLEVWEMPLEAFGGFAAAIPAPLGIGKVELRDGTEVPGFVCEAYAAAGAEDVTALRTWRKVVPL; encoded by the coding sequence ATGACTGAGGCTAACAAGGTGGAAAAGATCGAACAGAATGAGAAGAATGAGAAGAGTGGGAAGTTTAAGGTGAGTGAAGTGCAGGAGGAGTTAAGTATCTCATGGCTCCGAGATAAATATGAGAAACAAGAATTAACTCCACAAGAAGTGATAGCGGCTATTGTGCAGCGCTCTTCAGATGATGCAGCTATGAATATCTGGATTACTCCGCCTGCGATGGATATCATTCAGCCTTATTTGGATCGACTGGCTGAGATAAACCTTGTGGACGCGCCGCTGTGGGGAATTCCATTTGCGATCAAGGATAACATTGATCTGGCTGGGGTGCCGACGACAGCTGGCTGCGCGGAGTATGCGTATACGCCGACGGAACACTCAGGCGTCGTGGAAAGATTGATTGCCGCAGGAGCGATTCCGGTCGGCAAGACGAACTTGGATCAATTCGCGACAGGGCTTGTCGGCGCGAGAAGTCCTTACGGTGACGCGCATAACGCGCTTCGCCCGGAACTGATCAGCGGCGGCTCGAGCTCCGGCTCAGCCGTCTCGGTAGCCCGTGGCCAAGCGGCGTTCTCGCTTGGCACAGACACGGCAGGCTCGGGCCGCGTGCCTGCTGCACTCAACCGATTGGTTGGCTATAAGCCGAGTCTCGGCGCCTGGCCAACCAAAGGGGTAGTGCCTGCCTGTGCGAGTTTAGACTGTGTAACCGTCTTCGCGCACAGCTTGAATGACGCGCTCGCCGTAGACGGCGTAGTGCGCGGGCATCACGCGGATGACCCTTGGTCACGAAGTGTAACAAGGAAAGCGGCTAAGCTTCCGGCGAAAGTTTTTCTGCCGGAAGGTGAGTTAGGCTTCTATGGTCCTTATGCTTCAGAGTATCGCGCTGCGTGGAATAATGCTGTTGAGAAATTGAAGGGATTAAGTGTTAATTTGAACATCCCCGTTGAATATATCGATGTTACGTTGTTCGCCGAAGCGGCGGCGATTCTGTATGAGGGCCCATGGGTGGCCGAGCGATGGGCGGCCTTGGGCAGCTTTATTGAAGCCAATCCGGGCATTGCATACCCCGTCACGGAAAAGATCCTTCGCTCGGGCTCTGCGGCCGAGTACGATGCTGCATCTGTGTTCCATGCGATGCATAAGCTGCAGCAGTTCAAGCTGGAAGCTCGCAAACTGCTGAAAGATGCCGTGCTTGTCATGCCTACCTGCGGGGGGACATGGACGCGCGAACAAGTTCTTGCTGATCCGATTAGCACGAATCGGGATATGGGGCGCTACACGAATCATTGCAATCTGCTTGATTTGTGCGGAGTTGCTGTGCCGGCGGGCGATGCGGCGCCGCAGACGCCTTTTGGCATCACGTTCTTCGCGCTCGCTGAAGAGGAGAGCTTGATCTGCGGCGCAGCCGAGCTGTTCGTGGCGGGTGCTGTTGACGCCGAACTGGAATCGGCTGCTGAAGCGAATGCGCCACGTATCGCGGGCTCCGCAGCAGATGAGGTTGCCGTGGCAGCTGTGCCGACGACGCTGGTCGCGGTCTGTGGCTTACACATGCGCGGCTACCCGCTGGAGAAGCAAATGCTAGGCTGTGGAGCGCGGTTCATCCGTGAGGATGAGACCGCAGCGAAGTACAGCCTGGTGAAGCTGCCAACCACGCCGGCGAAGCCGGGGCTTGTGAAGCAGCAGCAGGGCGGCGCAGCCATCCTGCTGGAGGTTTGGGAAATGCCGCTGGAGGCATTCGGCGGCTTTGCAGCTGCGATCCCAGCTCCGCTGGGGATCGGGAAGGTTGAGCTTCGGGACGGTACGGAAGTCCCAGGCTTCGTTTGTGAGGCTTACGCGGCCGCAGGCGCGGAAGATGTAACAGCTTTGCGCACTTGGCGCAAAGTGGTTCCTTTATAG
- a CDS encoding nucleoside hydrolase → MVNNVLFFSDMGIDDAIALMYASFTKTINIVGIVCSYGNVPVEDAVQNAHFLLDSLGLRGVPVIKGAERPMTGESPTYITKVHGTHGLGSIVPPFVSEGQNFGILKSILERYANDLIIVDTGRLSSLAMAIMLYEELLKRVKGYYIMGGAFLVPGNVTPVAEANFVGDPVAADLVMRRGGPIALFPLNVTYKAIVTQNMSDSINRVGKAPLFKSMFDFYYDFYKTSMPRLQGAPMHDLLPMMALVNRQMFQWKSRPVRVVTQEGIAKGQSIADFRPSATVEPNAIRLALDLDYRQFYWNFMTIMTDKKE, encoded by the coding sequence ATGGTAAATAACGTATTGTTTTTCTCCGACATGGGGATCGATGACGCTATCGCTCTTATGTACGCTAGTTTTACGAAAACAATCAACATTGTCGGAATTGTTTGCAGCTATGGCAATGTTCCAGTCGAGGATGCCGTTCAGAATGCCCACTTTCTTCTCGATTCATTAGGACTAAGGGGCGTGCCTGTTATCAAAGGGGCGGAACGGCCAATGACAGGTGAATCACCGACTTATATTACCAAAGTCCACGGGACGCATGGGCTCGGTTCGATCGTTCCCCCCTTTGTATCGGAGGGGCAAAATTTTGGAATTTTGAAATCCATCCTCGAACGATATGCCAACGATCTTATCATTGTGGATACAGGGCGACTAAGTTCTCTTGCAATGGCTATTATGCTGTATGAGGAATTGCTAAAGAGGGTGAAGGGATATTATATCATGGGTGGTGCCTTTCTTGTTCCTGGCAACGTTACGCCAGTAGCTGAAGCAAATTTTGTTGGCGACCCAGTCGCTGCTGATCTTGTCATGAGGCGCGGCGGACCCATTGCCTTGTTTCCATTAAATGTGACCTATAAGGCGATTGTAACGCAAAATATGAGTGATTCAATCAATCGGGTAGGAAAAGCACCCCTCTTCAAATCAATGTTTGATTTTTATTACGATTTTTATAAGACTTCCATGCCCCGACTGCAAGGCGCCCCGATGCATGACTTGCTTCCAATGATGGCTCTTGTTAATCGACAAATGTTCCAGTGGAAGAGTCGACCGGTTCGTGTTGTTACCCAGGAAGGAATCGCGAAGGGGCAAAGCATTGCTGATTTCCGACCAAGCGCCACCGTTGAGCCGAACGCGATTAGGCTCGCGCTAGATTTGGATTACAGACAGTTTTATTGGAACTTCATGACTATCATGACAGATAAAAAAGAATAA
- a CDS encoding MFS transporter yields MSKTWKIYILALLSFLVGTSEFIIAGILDKISSSMDISLMAAGQLITVFSLVYAIGTPIIMAFTSGWDRRKLLLYALGLFVIANGLAFVMPGFGLFVSARVLMALGAGVVVVTSLSIAAIIAPQGRQASAIATVIMGFTASLIVGVPLGRMIAASYDWKMVFGGIGALGLVAIVVIALTIPSLQGEAAIPLRKQLALLKNPKMVMALSVSFFWLGGYSIAYTYISPYLLTITGMGEKMLSTALFAFGIASLLGSKLGGYSTDRWGVKRTLSSGMLLHVITLILLTLAAHSPSVVFPLLILWSFAAWSSGPTQQYNLVTLAPESSGIMLSLNSSVMQLAMAAGAGVGGVVVGQISLASVTWIGAIGVGIAMVITILSFRRSSARSKATVEASVEPLQRA; encoded by the coding sequence ATGTCAAAAACATGGAAAATTTACATCTTAGCGCTCCTTAGTTTTTTAGTCGGAACATCAGAGTTCATCATAGCGGGAATTCTGGATAAAATATCTAGCTCAATGGATATTTCATTAATGGCTGCAGGCCAACTGATTACTGTTTTCTCGCTCGTCTATGCGATCGGTACTCCGATCATCATGGCATTCACCTCAGGCTGGGATCGTCGTAAGCTGCTCCTCTATGCACTTGGTTTGTTCGTTATCGCTAATGGATTGGCTTTTGTCATGCCGGGATTCGGACTGTTCGTCAGTGCTCGAGTTTTGATGGCTCTTGGAGCCGGAGTCGTCGTTGTTACCTCATTGAGTATCGCAGCTATAATCGCTCCTCAAGGAAGACAGGCCAGTGCGATCGCAACTGTCATCATGGGCTTCACTGCCTCCTTGATCGTCGGGGTCCCGCTAGGTAGAATGATTGCTGCCTCATACGATTGGAAAATGGTGTTTGGCGGAATCGGCGCCCTGGGCCTAGTAGCGATCGTAGTTATCGCACTAACCATTCCATCCTTGCAAGGAGAAGCGGCTATACCGCTGCGTAAACAATTAGCATTGTTGAAAAATCCAAAAATGGTTATGGCCCTGTCGGTTAGTTTCTTTTGGCTAGGTGGCTATTCAATTGCCTATACGTACATTTCACCTTATCTTTTAACGATTACCGGTATGGGTGAGAAAATGCTGAGCACTGCCTTGTTTGCATTCGGTATAGCAAGCCTTCTCGGCTCCAAGCTCGGAGGCTATAGCACGGATCGGTGGGGAGTTAAGCGAACACTAAGTTCAGGTATGCTGTTACATGTAATCACGCTTATTTTGTTAACTTTAGCTGCACACTCACCCAGTGTCGTATTTCCATTGCTTATCTTGTGGTCCTTCGCCGCTTGGTCGTCAGGGCCTACACAGCAATATAATTTAGTTACACTAGCTCCAGAATCTTCAGGTATTATGCTCAGTCTGAACAGCTCAGTTATGCAGCTTGCTATGGCTGCCGGTGCCGGCGTTGGTGGCGTTGTAGTTGGACAGATATCTCTGGCGTCCGTTACTTGGATCGGAGCGATCGGTGTTGGGATTGCTATGGTCATTACAATTTTATCTTTCAGAAGATCAAGTGCAAGAAGCAAGGCTACTGTTGAAGCTTCCGTTGAGCCGTTGCAAAGAGCATAA
- a CDS encoding helix-turn-helix transcriptional regulator codes for MVDVSMEAKQAVKVHKALGEPTRYKIFEILIKESNLCPAELENRLESVALSTLSHHLKQLTDCGLLDSQKKGTFVYFTVNWENAKKFVPYLLD; via the coding sequence ATGGTTGATGTCAGTATGGAAGCCAAGCAAGCGGTGAAAGTTCATAAAGCGTTAGGCGAACCTACTCGTTACAAAATTTTTGAGATCCTGATCAAAGAAAGTAATTTATGCCCCGCAGAACTTGAAAACCGCTTGGAATCAGTGGCCCTATCCACACTGTCTCATCATTTGAAACAATTAACAGACTGCGGACTGCTTGACTCCCAGAAAAAAGGAACGTTCGTATACTTCACCGTAAATTGGGAAAACGCCAAAAAATTCGTACCTTATTTGCTTGATTAA
- a CDS encoding ABC transporter substrate-binding protein — MKLLRTTKVSSAAIAMVILLTACGTSNTATTSKTASSTSTATATATTDGNTLTESSKATKQPDKVTQAMSWFAQPEMGGHYAAQVAHFYEKAGLDVTLQQGGPQVSNIQLVASGKVQFAMANADEVVLARKEGIPVKVIYANLQTNPQNLIYHKDSGIKKIEDLNGRKVYTAVGFPFWQYISYKYKLDKVQVQNYTGSLAGFTADKNSITQGFATNEPYVLKKQGADVAWFLNADLGYNPYGNVVITTDDFTKKNPDLIKRYLKATTEGWDYYYAHADEVNNALNGVNKDYDVDHLKDAQAVAKDFIFGGDAKAHGVGYMSEDRWKTLVSQMKEAGMIKDDIPVKDLYTNEFLMAK, encoded by the coding sequence ATGAAATTACTGAGGACAACTAAGGTCAGTTCAGCCGCCATTGCCATGGTCATCCTTCTCACAGCTTGCGGAACGAGCAATACGGCAACAACAAGTAAAACCGCCAGTTCAACATCAACAGCCACAGCAACAGCAACAACAGACGGAAATACCCTGACAGAGAGCAGCAAGGCCACTAAGCAACCGGATAAAGTGACCCAAGCGATGAGCTGGTTTGCGCAACCGGAAATGGGCGGACACTATGCCGCGCAAGTCGCCCACTTCTATGAGAAAGCGGGCCTAGACGTTACCCTACAGCAAGGCGGGCCACAAGTATCCAACATTCAGCTAGTCGCTTCAGGCAAGGTGCAATTCGCCATGGCCAACGCCGACGAAGTCGTACTAGCGCGCAAAGAAGGCATCCCGGTTAAAGTGATCTATGCGAACTTGCAGACCAATCCACAGAACCTCATCTATCACAAAGATTCGGGCATTAAGAAAATAGAAGATTTAAATGGACGTAAAGTCTACACAGCTGTAGGCTTCCCCTTCTGGCAATACATCAGTTACAAATATAAACTCGATAAAGTTCAAGTTCAAAATTACACCGGCTCCCTCGCCGGCTTTACAGCAGATAAAAACTCTATCACCCAAGGCTTTGCTACGAATGAGCCTTACGTTCTCAAAAAACAAGGCGCTGACGTCGCATGGTTCCTCAACGCTGACCTTGGCTACAACCCCTATGGCAACGTCGTCATCACGACAGACGATTTCACCAAAAAGAATCCCGATTTGATCAAAAGATACTTAAAAGCAACGACCGAAGGCTGGGACTACTATTATGCTCATGCTGATGAAGTGAACAATGCACTCAACGGAGTAAACAAGGATTACGACGTGGATCACTTGAAAGATGCCCAAGCTGTTGCGAAAGATTTCATCTTCGGAGGGGACGCTAAAGCTCACGGCGTTGGCTACATGTCCGAAGATCGTTGGAAAACACTCGTAAGCCAGATGAAAGAAGCCGGCATGATTAAGGATGACATCCCGGTCAAGGATTTATATACGAATGAGTTTTTGATGGCTAAGTAG